A region of the Bryobacteraceae bacterium genome:
GCTTGGCTACGACGACTCGCTGGACGCCTTCGGGGTGCATGGAGCGGGCGGCACGCTGGGCGCCCTCCTCACCGGCGTCTTCGCCACCAACGCAGTGAATGACGCGCTGAAGAACAGCGCCGGCCAGCCGGCCGCGCTCGGCCTGGTGGATGGCCACTGGATGCAGGTGGCCTATCAGGCCGCCGGGACGCTGGTGGCGATTGGGCTCGCCGCGGTTGGCAGCTTTGTCTGCCTGAAGCTGGCCGACTGGACCTGCGGCCTGCGAGCCCTGCCGGAGCATGAGACCGACGGGCTTGACCTGTCGATGCACGGCGAGGAAGGCTACAGCTTTGAGGCGTGAGCGGAGCAGAAGCGATGAAAAAGATCGAAGCCATCATCCAGCCCTTCAAGCTCGAAGAGGTCCGGGAGGCGCTGAAGCGCATTGGCGTTGAGGGCATGACCGTCACCGACGTGCGCGGCCACGGACGCCAGAAAGGCCACAAGGAGATTTATCGCGGGCAGGAGTATCAGGTGGACCTGCTGCCCAAGGTGAAGATCGAGATCTTCTGCCGTGCCGAGCGGACCGACGAGATCGTCTCGGC
Encoded here:
- the glnB gene encoding nitrogen regulatory protein P-II → MKKIEAIIQPFKLEEVREALKRIGVEGMTVTDVRGHGRQKGHKEIYRGQEYQVDLLPKVKIEIFCRAERTDEIVSAIAAAARTGKIGDGKIFVLPVEEAVRIRNDDRGEHAL